A genome region from Pseudomonadota bacterium includes the following:
- a CDS encoding pyridoxal phosphate-dependent aminotransferase, whose protein sequence is MRFSSLVDRVAGRGAGAWRLHIEALQMRAAGKDVILLTVGEPDQAPPEPMIEATVAALRQHEVGYSPILGQEPVRSAVAERFARRTGRPCTAKNVVIVPGTQAGLYCALQCLAGAGDEVIVPEPMYATYEAVAGASGARLVNVPLRPETGFHPDLDALARAITPKTKVIWINSPHNPTGAVMSKAEIETVAELCRKHDLWLLSDEVYEDLAYARAHVSPWSLPGMAERTVVVSSLSKSHAVPGFRLGWIIGPESLTAHLFNLLLCLLYGGPPFIQAGALAALRQELPEAAALREAYRSRAAMMCAILDAAPNCRVTPPEGGMFVMLDVRGTGLGSEAFADALLKRHGVAVLPCDGFGPSAVGQLRISLTNDEAILADAGRRIVRLATELAGSAAPRAAQ, encoded by the coding sequence ATGCGGTTCTCATCCCTGGTCGATCGCGTCGCCGGCCGCGGCGCGGGGGCTTGGCGCCTCCACATCGAGGCCCTGCAGATGCGCGCCGCCGGCAAGGATGTCATTTTGCTCACCGTCGGCGAGCCCGATCAGGCGCCGCCGGAGCCGATGATCGAAGCCACGGTCGCAGCGCTCCGCCAGCACGAGGTCGGCTACTCGCCCATCCTCGGCCAGGAGCCGGTGCGGAGCGCGGTGGCCGAGCGCTTCGCCCGGCGCACCGGCCGTCCCTGCACCGCCAAAAACGTGGTGATCGTGCCGGGGACCCAGGCCGGGCTCTATTGCGCCTTGCAGTGCCTCGCCGGTGCGGGGGACGAGGTGATCGTGCCCGAGCCCATGTATGCGACATACGAGGCGGTGGCCGGCGCCAGCGGTGCCCGGCTCGTCAATGTGCCGCTCCGGCCGGAGACCGGCTTCCATCCCGATCTCGACGCGCTCGCCCGGGCGATCACGCCGAAGACGAAGGTGATCTGGATCAATAGCCCGCACAACCCGACCGGCGCGGTCATGAGCAAGGCCGAGATCGAGACCGTGGCTGAGCTTTGCCGCAAGCACGATCTCTGGCTCTTGTCCGACGAGGTCTACGAGGATTTGGCCTATGCGCGGGCGCATGTGAGCCCGTGGAGCCTGCCGGGCATGGCCGAGCGCACCGTCGTCGTTTCCAGCCTATCGAAATCCCATGCGGTTCCAGGGTTCCGCTTGGGCTGGATCATCGGCCCCGAGAGCCTTACGGCTCACCTCTTCAATCTGCTCCTCTGCCTGCTCTACGGCGGACCGCCTTTCATCCAGGCGGGCGCGCTCGCAGCCCTTCGCCAGGAGCTGCCGGAAGCGGCGGCGTTGCGCGAGGCCTATCGCAGCCGTGCGGCGATGATGTGCGCCATCCTCGATGCGGCGCCGAACTGCAGGGTGACGCCGCCCGAGGGCGGCATGTTCGTCATGCTCGATGTCCGCGGCACCGGCCTCGGCTCGGAGGCATTCGCCGATGCGCTCCTCAAGCGCCATGGCGTGGCGGTGCTGCCTTGCGACGGCTTCGGGCCCAGCGCCGTAGGCCAGCTTCGCATCTCGCTCACCAATGACGAGGCGATCTTGGCCGATGCCGGAAGGCGCATCGTCCGGCTGGCGACGGAGCTGGCGGGATCGGCCGCTCCGCGCGCGGCGCAGTGA